The genomic region CTTTGAGGCACGATGGCAAGCATGAGTACCGCAGATTTGCTTGTCGACGAGCTTCTCGACGTCGCCCTTTCCACCTGCTTGCTGGCCGCAGGTCACGTCCGCGATAGGCGGGCCGAACTGATCGGTGAAGGCGCATTGACCGCGGCGGAGACAAAATCCTCGGCAGTGGACCCGGTCACTGTCGTAGATAAAGAGTCGGAGCAGTTGATCATGTCCACTCTTCTCGAGCGTCGACCAGACGACGGCATTCTGGGGGAAGAAGGCGCCGACGTTCCGTCTCGTTCCGGAGTGCGGTGGATCGTCGACCCGATTGATGGCACGGTGAACTTTCTCTATGGGGTCCCGCAGTATGCGGTGTCGATCGCAGCCGCGCGCGGGGAGGAACTGCTTGCTGGAGCGGTAGTCAATGTTGCTACTGGCCGCGCCTATCAGGCAGGTAGAGGTCGCGGGGCCTTCACGCGTGGGGGAGGGGAAGAGGAATGGCGGCGGTTGGGTGTGTCGTCGATAAGCGATGTGCCTCTCGCGCTTGTGGCCACCGGTTTCTCCTACACGCCACAGTGGCGCGCCCAGCAAGCGGACATTCTGCGCGCGGTATTGCCGCGTGTGCGCGACATCCGCCGCGCCGGCAGTGCTGCTTTAGACTTGTGCATGCTTGCAGACGGCGTAGTGGATGCCTACTACGAGCACGCCACCCACCCGTGGGACTACGCCGCCGGAGCCGTGATTGCCACCGAGGCTGGCGCACAGGTTGAGCATCCTGGCCTGGGTGCCAGCGGCCATGACGGGGCGGTGACAATGGCATCCGCTCCGGGGATTTGGAATAACTTCCGCGCCCTCCTTGCGGAAGCGGGGGCAGATCAGCCCCTGAAACCATTCTCTGACCAGGTCTGATTTAGAAAGGGGAAGTCGAGGTGCGACACGCCGAAACGTCTGTGCGCGGGGCAAACATGACATAAAGAAATTCTTGTTTTAATATCACGCTGACAGTAAGCATTTTGAAAGCATTCTCAGGCTCAGAAGGAGACCTCGTGGCCACCGATTACGACGCCCCTCGCCGCCGCCTCGATGATGAGATCGAGACGGATTCCCTTGAAGGTCTCAAGGCCGAAGAGGTCGCCGGCAGCAGCATGGACGACGATGGGGAAGTTGTTGACGCATTCGATCCGCCGACCGTCGACCTGTCCGGCGAAGAACTCAATGTCTCTGTCGTGCCGAAACAGGAGAACGAGTTCACCTGCGCATCCTGCTTCTTAGTGCAGAAGCACAACCGCCTGGGCCACGTTGAGCCAGACGGTTCGAAGATTTGCCTCGACTGCGAGTAACCGACGTCCCGCGTTGGCCTACTGGCCAGTGCGGTGGAGGGGCTCGGCGGCCGTGTCAGCCTGCTCCGGAACGTAGGCCCGAAGCAGTTCCTCCGGATTCTTAGAGGACACGAGCCAGTAAGGGGTGGGGTCCTCCGGGTCGTCGAGAACGAACAAGGCCATTTCTTTCACCCATGCGCGGTGGACGAGATACGCCGCGGGATCGAGCTGCCGGCCAAGCGCGTTCTGCTTCGCCGAACGGGGGACAGCCAGAGAGCGCGACACCACTGACGACGGCAAGTTCGCGTCACCCACGACGAGCCAGCGCGTTCCGTCACCGTCGCGCTCCACGCGCACCACAGTCGACGACAAGTGAATAAGGAACCATGCGGTCAGGGCGCCGATGACAATGAACGTCGCGACGAACCACCACATCCCGCGGTTGACACCCATTTGAGCACCCAACAGCGCCGCGAATGCAGTCCCCGCGATCCACCACCACAACGGCACCCACTGGCGTTCGGAGTACAGCACTTCTGGCGCCGCGGAAGGGGTAGTAGGCGGTGTTGACGGGGTGTTCGCGCTTTCAGTCACACCGTCCATGGTAGGCAAGTGCCCCATGATTCCTTAAATGGTTTGGCGAATGGCGGAGATACGTGCCCCGTCAACCTCACGTAGTGTGGGGACGTGACCAAAGAGACGAAATCGATCGGACCGATCCCCCTCAAGCGGCTCGATCCGGACCTACCCATTCCGCAACGCGCCCACCGCGGCGATGCCGGTGTGGACCTGTATTCCGCCCACGATGTCGCGATCGGCCCCGGTGAGCGCGCGTTGGTGAGTACCGGTGTCGCTATCGCGTTGCCGCTTGGCACTGTGGGTCTGATCCACCCGCGTTCGGGCCTGGCGGCCAAGCACGGCCTGACCATCGTGAACACTCCCGGCACGATCGATGCGGATTACCGGGGGGAACTCAAGGTGTGCCTGCTCAACACGGACAAAGACACTCCCTTTGAGGTCACCCGCGGGATGCGCATCGCCCAACTGGTGGTGCAACGAGTGGAACTGCCGGACTTCATCGAAGTCGACGACCTCGATGAGACTGTCCGCGGTTCGGGCGGATACGGCTCCACCGGCGTGAATTAGCAGCAACTTAGCACTTAAGGAACGAGCGAAAGAGACAATCATGGCACTGTGGCCCTTCGGCAAGAAAAAGAACAGCGACTCCGCTGAATATGGCAATTACCGCAGGCGGGAATGGGAAGACCCGTTTGTTTCTCGTCCCGCGGAGGCCCCCGCCACCCCCACGCGGCCCCGTGCATCTAGCGGGGACTTTCACGACGTGCAATACATGAACCCGGTGAAAGACAAGGGCAGCACAATCGTCCAGACCACGCCTGATCCCGAGCAGGTCAAAGAGGCCGAAGAGGCTGCCGTTGTCCAGCGTGAGCACGACGCCGTGAACGGGAAGACCGGCCCCTTTGATGGTGACAACGTTGACATCAACGACTTCGACTTCAGCGACTTCTCCGCAGGGTTGCTCAACCTCGGCTCGATCCAGTTAGCGCTTCCGAAGAACTCCCAGGTCCAGGTGGAGATGGGTGAGCAGGGCCCGCGCATGCTCCACGTCATCACCGAATTCGGCCGTGTCACCCCGGTGGCGTTCGCCGCACCGAACTCCGGCGGCATGTGGGAAGAGTCCTCCGATGAGATCGCAGAGGGCATGCGCGCTGAAGGCATGCCGGTCGAATATGAAGAGGGCCCATGGGGCCGCGAAGTGGTCGGCACTGGCGACAACGGCATCATCCGCATCATCGGTGTGCAAGGCCCGCGCTGGCTGTACCGCGTCACCCTCGCAGCGCCGCACGGTAAGGAAGACCGGTTGGCGGATCTCGGCCGCGAAATCATCGCTCGCTCCTTCATCTATCGCGGCAACACGCCCGTGCTGGCAGGCAACTCCCTGCCGGTCGAGTTGCCCGCACAGCTCGCTCTGCAAATCCAGCAAGCTATGCAGCAGCAACAGCTGCGGCAGCAGAACCAGCAGAACCAACAGAACCAACAGGGGCAGGGAGAGCAGACCGGCCAGCCTGACCAGCCCGAACAGCAGTAATATGGAGCTTACTTCTGGCGATCGCGTCAGGCTTGAACCCACCGCGATGGCGCACGGGGGCGAGGCAATTGCGCACGCCTCGGACGGTCGCGTGGTGTTCGTGGCAGGAGCACTTCCCGGTGATGTGGTGGAAGCCGAGCTGACCACTGTGAAGAAGCGGTGGGCTCGTGCCGCGCTCACCCAGGTAGTGGAACCGTCGCCTGACCGGACTGAGGTCGCCTGCCCAGCAGCGGCAGCTGGCGCAGGGTGCTGCGACTACTCCCACATCGATCCCGCCGCGCAAACGCGGTTCAAGCGCGAGATCTTGGTCGGGCAGTTGGAAAAGCACGCCCGGCCCAGTGGTGTACTCGAGGGCTTTGACGCAGCGATCGACCTCGAAGAAGAATCGCTCGAACCGACCCTTGGGTGGCGCACCCGTGTCCGTCTTGGTGTCGATGAACAGGGGCGTGCTGGAATGCGCCGCGCACGCAGCCGCGAGATCGTTGCGGGGCAGCCGTGCTCCCAGGTGGTCCCGGAGGCCCTCGATGGAATCGTCGGCGGTGATGCCAGATTCACCCCCGGTGCTGAGCTCGTGGTGGTCGTTGACGGGGCAGGGCAGCGTCACGTCGTCGAAACGCGGCGGGCGCAACGCGGTAAACGTGTGGAGCACATTGATACGCGCATCGAGGGTGGCGATGCCGCGACCGAGATCGTTCCGGTCGCCGGGGAGGAATTCCATTTCAGCTTTCCCCCGACAGCGTTTTGGCAGGCACATCTCGCTGCTCCTGCGGCCTATTCGGCCTATATCCTTGATTGGGCTGCGGACGACTACGGTGAGCGCACAGGGTGGGATTTGTATGGCGGGGTGGGGTTGTTTGTGCCGTCGATAAGCGCTGCCATGGAGGGGGACCAGGCACCGCGCATCGTCAGCGTCGACTACTCTCCCGCCGCGACGCGCACGCCGCAGCCCGCACTGAGCGCGTTCAACGTGGACATGCGCAACCAGAAAGTGGAAGCGGCGCTGGATGAGCTGCCGGACCCAGGGCTCGTGGTGCTCGATCCTCCGCGCACAGGGGCCGGGGAAAACGTCGTCGCCGGCATCGCTGCGCGCCGCCCGCAGCGCGTCATCCACGTCGGGTGCGATCCGGCGACATTCACGCGCGATCTGGCCACATGGGGCGCGGCAGGATACGTCGTCGAACGCATGGCGCTTATCGACGCTTTTCCCGCCACCCACCACTTCGAAGTCCTCACCAGCCTCGTTCCGGCCTGAAAAGCCGATGCCGGGTTAGAGCGGGGAAAGTGTAGAATTGTCCTTCAACCATTCGAGACGCTTTCTCCAACCGTCCGACAACCTCGACCAAGGAGCTACGACGAGCAGTGAGCAGGCTTGAGCACCTCACATCCCCGGCCGAACTGAAGGGCATGTCGGCGGACGAGCTCGAACGTCTCGCGCGGGAAATCCGCGAGTTTCTCATCCAGAAGGTCTCCGCCACCGGCGGCCACCTCGGACCGAACTTGGGGGTCGTCGAGCTGACGGTCGCCCTGCACGCCGTCTTTGACTCGCCGAGCGACCCTATCATCTTCGACACGTCCCACCAGTCCTACGTGCACAAGATCCTCACGGGGCGTTCCGGGCAGTTCGACACACTGCGCAAAAAGGATGGATTGTCCGGGTACACCAGCCGCAGCGAGTCCGATCATGACTGGACCGAGTCCTCCCACGCTTCCGCGGCGTTGTCCTACGCGGACGGGTTGTCAAAGGCGAAGGTGCTTCAGGGCCACGCCGACAGCAATGTTGTCGCAGTGGTGGGTGATGGTGCTCTGACCGGCGGAATGTGCTGGGAAGCGCTGAATAACATCGCTGAAGGGGAGCGCAACGTCACCATCGTGGTGAACGACAACGGCCGGTCCTACTCACCGACCATCGGCGGGTTCGCCCGCAACCTGGACAATCTCCGTTCCCAGATCGCCTCCATCCGGATTCAGCCTGGTTACGACGAAGTGATGGAGCAGGGAAAGCGCACCTTGAAGTCCATGGGCTGGGTCGGCGAGCGCGCATTCGGCGCTATGAAGATGGTGAAGGATGGCATCAAGCACCAGGTGGTGCCGACGCAGATGTTCCAAGATTTGGGTCTGAAATACGTCGGCCCGATCGAAGGACACGACATTCCGTCGCTGCTGAGCGCATTTACCTATGCGCACCAGTACGACGGACCGCTGATCATTCACGTTGCAACTGAGAAGGGCCACGGTTTCGCCCCGGCGGTCAACGATATTGCCGACCAGATGCACTCCACCGGTGTCATTGACCCCGTCACTGGCGAGGCGCTGGGGGAAGCGCGTCCGGGGTGGACATCGGTGTTCTCCGAGGAGCTGCTCCGCGCCGGGCACGAGCGCGAAGACATCGTGGCACTCACCGCAGCGATGGCGGGCCCAACGGGGTTGACACCGTTCGCGGAGAAGTTCCCCTCGCGGTTCTTCGATGTGGGCATCGCTGAGCAACACGCTGTGACGTCGGCGGCGGGCATGGCTCTCGGCGGGTTGCACCCGGTGGTGGCGGTCTACTCGACGTTCCTCAACCGCGCTTTTGACCAGTTGCTCATGGACGTAGCCCTGATCAATCAGCCGGTGACGTTCGTGCTCGACCGAGCAGGCGTGACCGGCAGCGACGGCGCGAGCCACAACGGTGTCTGGGACATGGCCTTGACCTCCATTGTTCCGGGTATTCGTGTCGCCGCCCCGCGCGATGCTGACCGTTTGCGCGAAGAGTTCCAAGAAGCCATCGCTGTGGAGACCGGCCCGACCGTCGTCCGCTTCCCGAAGGGCGACGTGGGGGACCCGGTCACGGAACTTCGCCGCACGGACGGTGGGAGCGACATTCTCGTCGAGCCCGCTGGAGACGCCGACGAGGACATCCCCGAGGTGCTTCTCGTCGCAATCGGTGAGTTCAGCAAGAACGCAGTTCAGGTTGCACGCGAGCTGAATGACGACGGTGCCCGCATCACCGTCGTTGACCCCCGGTGGATCATTCCGATCAACCCTGAGCTGATCGACATGGCAGCCGAAGCGGACCTGGTGGTCGTGTACGAAGACGGTGTTGTTCGCGGAGGCATCGGCTCGGCACTGTCTGAGGCGCTGTCCGCTGCCGAAGTGGACACCCCGCTGCGACGCCTGGCCTTCCCGGATATCTTCCCGCCGCACGCGTCGCGCTCCGAGTTGCTTGCCGAGGTTGGACTCGACGCCGATTCCGCCCGCGAATCCATCCGCGAGTGGATTGAAGGGCTGGCCTAAACTTCTTCGCCTGGCCTGTTCGCGGCGAACAGATCCGCTGTGTTTGCGACCTGCCATGGACGTGCCCCCTGCTCGGCCAGAAGGCCGGCGACAGCGTGTGTGTCCCATGAGACCGTGCCCTGGGAAAGTGCCCAGGCGGTTTCCCGGAGAACTGCCGGGGTTAGCAGCACTTCGGCAGGCAGGTCCATGTCATCAGCGGCCTCTGCGATGGCGGAACGCATCGTTTGCAGGTAGTCCCACGACTCCGGGTGGTGGCGCTGCCAGGCAGACTTCCCGGGTGTGCCCTCATTGTTGCGCGGTTTGTCCGGCCACGTGGCGGGATCAGATTGATATACCCCGCGCAGGACCCGGAACCACTTGTGGCTCGCGCCTGTGCGGCGGGCAGGGAAGCCCTTCATGGCCGCGAGATCGGCGGGGGAGCGCGGTTGTTCTTTCGCTATCGCGATGATCAGTTTGGACGGCAGGATGTGGGAGGGGGAGATGTCGCGTCGTAAAGCATCGGCGTTGCGCTGCTCCCACACTGCACGAGCGATGGCACGGGAGAGGGCAGAGGGAAGGTTGTTCACGCCTTTGAGCCCTTCCCATGTCAGCGTGGGGGCAGTCCACTCCGCGAACGTGTCCACGATGTGCGCGAATTCTTGCTCCGCATAGTCCAGCTTGCCCAGCCCACCCAGCAACTCCGCCTGAGCCTCTGCCAGATCGGGCAGGTAAATCACGTCGAGGGCGGCGTAGTCCAGCCACTCCCGCGGAAGGGTTGGAAGCGACCAGTCTTCGCGGCCATGGCCCTTCTCCAGCTCGACTCCGCAGAACTCGGCGACCATGGCGGCGAGGTTCGGTTTCTCGAAGCCGGCAATGCGGCCAGCGAGAGCAGTGTCGAAGAGTGTTCCGGGATGCAGACCGAGCTCAGCGAGACTCGGCAGGTCCTCAGGGGCGGCGTGAATGATCCAGTCTTCGCCGTTCACAGCAGGCGCGAGGGCGGACGTCAGTTCTTCGCGTAGGCCCTCTGGTTGGAAGAGGAACGTTCCTGCGCCGCGGCGGTGAATCTGGATGAGAAAGGCGCGGTCGTCGTAGCGGTACGCAGACGCTCGCTCCGTATCCACGGCGAAAGGTCCGTGCCCTGCGGCGAGTTGTTTCGCAGCGCGCGCGAACCCGTCGGGGGTGTGAACGAGTTCGTAGTGCATCCCCCACAGCTTAGACGGTCACCTTCGGTCGAGCCCCGCCACGCCCTCCGGCGGGAGACCGGCGACATGGGCGAGCACCTTAGAGAAAGCCTCAACATGGTGGGAGAGATCGGTGGTGTCAGCCGTCCACGAGGCGCGCATCTCGATCTGGTAGGCGCGCGGAGGGCCCCCGATGTCGCCGAAGCGCACCGATGACGTGGACGTCACCGTGCCGCCCAGATCCGTATACCCGGCGTGTGTCTCAGCCAGGGATTCACCGAGCCACTGCCATGCGATGTCGGGAAGCAGCGGATCGGACGCAACGGCATCGTCCATATCCGCCTGGATG from Corynebacterium genitalium ATCC 33030 harbors:
- a CDS encoding inositol monophosphatase family protein — protein: MSTADLLVDELLDVALSTCLLAAGHVRDRRAELIGEGALTAAETKSSAVDPVTVVDKESEQLIMSTLLERRPDDGILGEEGADVPSRSGVRWIVDPIDGTVNFLYGVPQYAVSIAAARGEELLAGAVVNVATGRAYQAGRGRGAFTRGGGEEEWRRLGVSSISDVPLALVATGFSYTPQWRAQQADILRAVLPRVRDIRRAGSAALDLCMLADGVVDAYYEHATHPWDYAAGAVIATEAGAQVEHPGLGASGHDGAVTMASAPGIWNNFRALLAEAGADQPLKPFSDQV
- a CDS encoding DUF4193 domain-containing protein; protein product: MATDYDAPRRRLDDEIETDSLEGLKAEEVAGSSMDDDGEVVDAFDPPTVDLSGEELNVSVVPKQENEFTCASCFLVQKHNRLGHVEPDGSKICLDCE
- a CDS encoding DUF3093 domain-containing protein, encoding MDGVTESANTPSTPPTTPSAAPEVLYSERQWVPLWWWIAGTAFAALLGAQMGVNRGMWWFVATFIVIGALTAWFLIHLSSTVVRVERDGDGTRWLVVGDANLPSSVVSRSLAVPRSAKQNALGRQLDPAAYLVHRAWVKEMALFVLDDPEDPTPYWLVSSKNPEELLRAYVPEQADTAAEPLHRTGQ
- the dut gene encoding dUTP diphosphatase, with the translated sequence MTKETKSIGPIPLKRLDPDLPIPQRAHRGDAGVDLYSAHDVAIGPGERALVSTGVAIALPLGTVGLIHPRSGLAAKHGLTIVNTPGTIDADYRGELKVCLLNTDKDTPFEVTRGMRIAQLVVQRVELPDFIEVDDLDETVRGSGGYGSTGVN
- a CDS encoding DUF3710 domain-containing protein is translated as MALWPFGKKKNSDSAEYGNYRRREWEDPFVSRPAEAPATPTRPRASSGDFHDVQYMNPVKDKGSTIVQTTPDPEQVKEAEEAAVVQREHDAVNGKTGPFDGDNVDINDFDFSDFSAGLLNLGSIQLALPKNSQVQVEMGEQGPRMLHVITEFGRVTPVAFAAPNSGGMWEESSDEIAEGMRAEGMPVEYEEGPWGREVVGTGDNGIIRIIGVQGPRWLYRVTLAAPHGKEDRLADLGREIIARSFIYRGNTPVLAGNSLPVELPAQLALQIQQAMQQQQLRQQNQQNQQNQQGQGEQTGQPDQPEQQ
- a CDS encoding class I SAM-dependent RNA methyltransferase, with product MELTSGDRVRLEPTAMAHGGEAIAHASDGRVVFVAGALPGDVVEAELTTVKKRWARAALTQVVEPSPDRTEVACPAAAAGAGCCDYSHIDPAAQTRFKREILVGQLEKHARPSGVLEGFDAAIDLEEESLEPTLGWRTRVRLGVDEQGRAGMRRARSREIVAGQPCSQVVPEALDGIVGGDARFTPGAELVVVVDGAGQRHVVETRRAQRGKRVEHIDTRIEGGDAATEIVPVAGEEFHFSFPPTAFWQAHLAAPAAYSAYILDWAADDYGERTGWDLYGGVGLFVPSISAAMEGDQAPRIVSVDYSPAATRTPQPALSAFNVDMRNQKVEAALDELPDPGLVVLDPPRTGAGENVVAGIAARRPQRVIHVGCDPATFTRDLATWGAAGYVVERMALIDAFPATHHFEVLTSLVPA
- the dxs gene encoding 1-deoxy-D-xylulose-5-phosphate synthase: MSRLEHLTSPAELKGMSADELERLAREIREFLIQKVSATGGHLGPNLGVVELTVALHAVFDSPSDPIIFDTSHQSYVHKILTGRSGQFDTLRKKDGLSGYTSRSESDHDWTESSHASAALSYADGLSKAKVLQGHADSNVVAVVGDGALTGGMCWEALNNIAEGERNVTIVVNDNGRSYSPTIGGFARNLDNLRSQIASIRIQPGYDEVMEQGKRTLKSMGWVGERAFGAMKMVKDGIKHQVVPTQMFQDLGLKYVGPIEGHDIPSLLSAFTYAHQYDGPLIIHVATEKGHGFAPAVNDIADQMHSTGVIDPVTGEALGEARPGWTSVFSEELLRAGHEREDIVALTAAMAGPTGLTPFAEKFPSRFFDVGIAEQHAVTSAAGMALGGLHPVVAVYSTFLNRAFDQLLMDVALINQPVTFVLDRAGVTGSDGASHNGVWDMALTSIVPGIRVAAPRDADRLREEFQEAIAVETGPTVVRFPKGDVGDPVTELRRTDGGSDILVEPAGDADEDIPEVLLVAIGEFSKNAVQVARELNDDGARITVVDPRWIIPINPELIDMAAEADLVVVYEDGVVRGGIGSALSEALSAAEVDTPLRRLAFPDIFPPHASRSELLAEVGLDADSARESIREWIEGLA
- a CDS encoding HRDC domain-containing protein, which gives rise to MHYELVHTPDGFARAAKQLAAGHGPFAVDTERASAYRYDDRAFLIQIHRRGAGTFLFQPEGLREELTSALAPAVNGEDWIIHAAPEDLPSLAELGLHPGTLFDTALAGRIAGFEKPNLAAMVAEFCGVELEKGHGREDWSLPTLPREWLDYAALDVIYLPDLAEAQAELLGGLGKLDYAEQEFAHIVDTFAEWTAPTLTWEGLKGVNNLPSALSRAIARAVWEQRNADALRRDISPSHILPSKLIIAIAKEQPRSPADLAAMKGFPARRTGASHKWFRVLRGVYQSDPATWPDKPRNNEGTPGKSAWQRHHPESWDYLQTMRSAIAEAADDMDLPAEVLLTPAVLRETAWALSQGTVSWDTHAVAGLLAEQGARPWQVANTADLFAANRPGEEV